In Morganella morganii, the following are encoded in one genomic region:
- the rpsM gene encoding 30S ribosomal protein S13: MARIAGINIPDHKHAVIALTAIFGIGLTRSQAICKATGIAEDVKISELSEEQIDQLRDEVAKYVVEGDLRREVTLSIKRLMDIGCYRGLRHRRGLPVRGQRTKTNARTRKGPRKPIKK, translated from the coding sequence GTGGCCCGTATAGCAGGCATTAACATTCCTGATCATAAACATGCTGTTATTGCATTAACTGCAATTTTCGGCATCGGCTTAACCCGTTCACAGGCTATCTGTAAAGCAACGGGTATTGCTGAAGATGTTAAGATCAGTGAGCTGTCTGAAGAGCAAATCGACCAACTGCGTGACGAAGTTGCTAAATACGTTGTAGAAGGTGACCTGCGCCGTGAAGTGACCCTCAGCATCAAACGTCTTATGGACATTGGTTGCTATCGTGGTTTACGCCATCGTCGTGGTCTTCCGGTACGCGGTCAGCGTACGAAGACTAACGCACGTACCCGTAAGGGTCCGCGTAAGCCGATCAAGAAATAA
- the rpsE gene encoding 30S ribosomal protein S5 has translation MAHIEKQAGELQEKLIAVNRVSKTVKGGRIFSFTALTVVGDGNGRVGFGYGKAREVPAAIQKAMEKARRNMKTVALNNGTLFHPVKGTHTGSRVFMQPAHEGTGIIAGGAMRAVLEVAGVRNVLAKTYGSTNPINVVRATLDALDSMKSPEMVAAKRGKSVEEILG, from the coding sequence ATGGCACACATCGAAAAACAGGCTGGCGAACTGCAGGAAAAGCTGATCGCGGTAAACCGCGTATCTAAAACCGTTAAAGGTGGTCGTATCTTTAGCTTCACCGCACTGACTGTAGTGGGTGATGGCAACGGCCGCGTTGGTTTTGGTTACGGCAAAGCACGCGAAGTTCCGGCAGCAATCCAGAAAGCGATGGAAAAAGCCCGTCGCAACATGAAAACCGTTGCACTTAACAACGGCACATTATTCCACCCAGTGAAAGGCACACACACCGGTTCCCGCGTGTTTATGCAGCCTGCTCACGAAGGTACCGGTATTATTGCCGGTGGTGCAATGCGTGCTGTTCTTGAAGTTGCCGGTGTTCGTAACGTCCTGGCTAAAACTTATGGTTCCACGAACCCAATTAACGTTGTTCGTGCAACACTGGATGCTTTAGACAGCATGAAGTCTCCGGAAATGGTTGCAGCTAAGCGTGGTAAATCCGTCGAAGAAATTCTGGGGTAA
- the rplO gene encoding 50S ribosomal protein L15 translates to MQLNTLSPAAGAKHAPKRVGRGIGSGLGKTAGRGHKGQSSRSGGGVRRGFEGGQMPLYRRLPKFGFTSRKAMVTAEIRLSDLQLIEGDVIDLNVLKAANVIGPQIEYAKVFLSGELTRAVTVRGLRVTKGARAVIEAAGGKIEE, encoded by the coding sequence ATGCAATTAAATACTCTGTCTCCGGCAGCAGGTGCTAAACACGCACCAAAACGTGTAGGTCGTGGTATTGGTTCCGGTCTCGGTAAAACCGCAGGTCGTGGTCACAAAGGTCAGAGCTCTCGTTCTGGCGGTGGCGTACGTCGTGGGTTTGAAGGTGGCCAGATGCCTTTATATCGTCGTCTGCCAAAATTCGGCTTTACTTCACGTAAAGCGATGGTCACTGCTGAGATCCGTTTATCTGATCTTCAGCTGATCGAAGGCGATGTTATCGATCTTAATGTATTGAAAGCCGCAAACGTTATTGGTCCACAGATTGAGTACGCGAAAGTGTTCCTGTCTGGTGAACTGACTCGTGCAGTTACTGTACGCGGCCTGCGTGTTACTAAAGGCGCTCGTGCTGTTATCGAAGCTGCTGGCGGTAAAATCGAGGAATAA
- the rplR gene encoding 50S ribosomal protein L18 codes for MDKKAARIRRATRARRKLMELGATRLVVHRTPRHIYAQVIAPNGSETLVAASTVEKAISEQVKYTGNKDAAIAVGKAIAERALEKGIKAVSFDRSGFQYHGRVQALADAAREAGLQF; via the coding sequence ATGGATAAGAAAGCAGCTCGTATCCGTCGTGCGACCCGCGCACGCCGCAAGCTTATGGAACTGGGTGCAACTCGCCTGGTGGTACATCGTACCCCTCGCCATATCTATGCGCAGGTTATTGCACCAAACGGTTCTGAAACGTTGGTGGCCGCTTCTACTGTTGAAAAAGCTATCAGCGAACAAGTTAAATACACCGGAAACAAAGATGCCGCAATCGCAGTAGGTAAAGCTATTGCTGAGCGCGCACTGGAAAAAGGAATCAAAGCAGTATCCTTTGACCGTTCAGGTTTCCAATATCATGGTCGAGTCCAGGCACTGGCAGATGCTGCCCGTGAAGCTGGCCTACAGTTCTAA
- the rpsK gene encoding 30S ribosomal protein S11: protein MAKAPVRARKRVRKQVSDGVAHIHASFNNTIVTITDRQGNALGWATAGGSGFRGSRKSTPFAAQVAAERCAEAVKEYGIKNLEVMVKGPGPGRESTVRALNAAGFRITNITDVTPIPHNGCRPPKKRRV from the coding sequence ATGGCAAAAGCACCTGTTCGTGCACGTAAGCGTGTAAGAAAACAAGTCTCTGACGGTGTGGCTCATATCCATGCTTCTTTCAACAACACAATCGTTACCATTACTGACCGTCAGGGTAACGCATTAGGTTGGGCAACTGCCGGTGGTTCCGGTTTCCGTGGTTCTCGTAAATCAACTCCATTCGCAGCACAGGTTGCAGCAGAACGTTGCGCAGAGGCTGTGAAAGAGTACGGTATTAAGAATCTGGAAGTTATGGTTAAAGGACCTGGTCCTGGCCGTGAGTCAACCGTTCGCGCATTAAACGCGGCTGGTTTCCGCATCACTAACATTACTGATGTGACTCCGATCCCTCATAACGGTTGTCGTCCTCCGAAAAAACGTCGCGTCTAA
- the rpmJ gene encoding 50S ribosomal protein L36: MKVRASVKKLCRNCKIVKRHGVVRVICSAEPKHKQRQG, from the coding sequence ATGAAAGTTCGTGCTTCCGTCAAGAAATTATGCCGTAACTGCAAAATCGTTAAGCGTCACGGTGTCGTGCGCGTGATTTGCAGTGCTGAGCCTAAGCATAAACAGCGTCAAGGCTAA
- the rpsD gene encoding 30S ribosomal protein S4 translates to MARYLGPKLKLSRREGTDLFLKSGVRAIDTKCKLDQAPGQHGARKPRLSDYGVQLREKQKVRRMYGVLERQFRNYYKEATRLKGNTGENLLSLLEGRLDNVIYRMGFGATRAEARQIVSHKAVMVNGRVVNIASYQVSPNDVISIREKAKKQSRIKAALELAEQREKPTWLEVDAAKMEGVFKRIPERTDLSADINEHLIVELYSK, encoded by the coding sequence ATGGCTAGATATTTGGGTCCGAAGCTCAAGCTGAGCCGTCGCGAAGGAACAGACCTCTTCCTGAAGTCTGGTGTTCGCGCGATTGACACCAAGTGTAAATTAGATCAAGCACCAGGCCAGCACGGCGCCCGTAAACCGCGTCTGTCTGATTATGGTGTTCAGTTACGTGAAAAACAAAAAGTTCGTCGTATGTACGGCGTGCTGGAACGTCAGTTCCGTAACTACTATAAAGAAGCAACTCGTCTGAAAGGCAACACAGGTGAAAACCTGCTGTCTCTGCTGGAAGGTCGTTTAGACAACGTTATTTATCGTATGGGCTTTGGCGCTACCCGCGCAGAAGCACGTCAGATCGTCAGCCACAAAGCTGTCATGGTAAATGGCCGTGTTGTAAACATTGCTTCTTATCAGGTTTCCCCTAACGACGTAATCAGCATTCGTGAAAAAGCGAAAAAACAGTCTCGTATTAAGGCTGCTTTAGAGCTGGCTGAGCAGCGTGAAAAACCAACTTGGTTGGAAGTTGATGCTGCGAAAATGGAAGGTGTGTTCAAACGTATTCCTGAGCGTACTGACCTTTCTGCTGATATTAACGAGCACCTGATCGTCGAGCTTTACTCTAAGTAA
- the secY gene encoding preprotein translocase subunit SecY, with the protein MAKQPGTDFQSAKGGIGELKRRLLFVLGALIVFRIGSFIPIPGIDATVLAKLLEQQQGTIIEMFNMFSGGALSRASIFALGIMPYISASIIIQLLSVVNPRLAEIKKEGEAGRRKISQYTRYSTLVLAVFQSVGIAMGLPNMPGMQGLVINPGFAFYFTAVVSLVTGTMFLMWLGEQITERGIGNGISIIIFAGIVAGLPSAIGHTIEQARQGELHFLLLLLVAVLVFAVTCFVVFMERGQRRIVVNYAKRQQGRRVYAAQSTHLPLKVNMAGVIPAIFASSIILFPGTIASWFGDGTGWDWLTTISMYLQPGQPLYVLLYASAIIFFCFFYTALVFNPRETADNLKKSGAFVPGIRPGEQTAKYIDKVMTRLTLVGALYITFICLIPEFMRDAMKVPFYFGGTSLLIVVVVIMDFMAQVQTLMMSSQYESALKKANLKGYNR; encoded by the coding sequence ATGGCAAAGCAACCAGGTACAGATTTCCAAAGTGCTAAAGGCGGAATAGGTGAGTTAAAGCGTCGTTTACTGTTTGTGCTCGGCGCACTGATTGTTTTCCGTATTGGCTCTTTCATTCCTATCCCTGGTATTGATGCCACTGTTCTTGCGAAATTGCTCGAACAACAACAAGGCACCATCATTGAGATGTTTAACATGTTCTCTGGTGGTGCGTTGAGTCGTGCTTCAATCTTTGCGCTGGGTATCATGCCGTACATTTCGGCATCGATTATTATCCAGCTGCTGAGCGTGGTGAACCCGCGCCTGGCGGAGATTAAGAAAGAAGGGGAAGCTGGTCGTCGTAAGATTAGCCAGTACACCCGGTATAGTACGTTAGTCCTCGCGGTGTTCCAGTCTGTTGGTATCGCGATGGGCTTACCGAATATGCCTGGTATGCAGGGTCTGGTTATTAACCCGGGCTTTGCGTTCTACTTCACGGCTGTTGTGAGTTTGGTGACAGGGACTATGTTCCTGATGTGGCTGGGTGAGCAGATTACTGAACGCGGTATCGGTAACGGTATTTCGATCATCATCTTCGCCGGTATTGTTGCGGGTCTTCCGTCAGCAATTGGCCATACCATTGAGCAAGCTCGTCAAGGCGAACTGCACTTCCTCCTGTTGCTATTGGTTGCAGTCTTGGTATTTGCGGTTACTTGCTTTGTTGTCTTTATGGAGCGTGGTCAACGTCGTATCGTCGTTAACTATGCCAAACGTCAGCAAGGCCGCCGTGTTTACGCGGCACAAAGTACACACTTACCGTTGAAAGTGAATATGGCGGGTGTAATTCCTGCGATTTTCGCTTCCAGTATTATCCTGTTCCCTGGTACAATTGCATCTTGGTTCGGTGATGGTACTGGCTGGGATTGGCTGACGACAATTTCTATGTATCTGCAGCCAGGCCAGCCGCTCTATGTGTTACTTTATGCCTCTGCAATCATATTCTTCTGTTTCTTCTATACCGCACTGGTATTTAATCCAAGAGAAACAGCAGATAACCTGAAGAAGTCCGGTGCATTTGTACCAGGAATTCGTCCGGGAGAGCAAACGGCCAAGTACATCGATAAAGTAATGACTCGTTTAACTTTAGTTGGCGCGTTATATATTACCTTTATCTGCCTAATCCCGGAGTTCATGCGTGACGCAATGAAAGTACCTTTCTACTTTGGTGGTACTTCCCTCTTAATCGTGGTTGTGGTCATCATGGACTTTATGGCTCAAGTGCAAACTCTGATGATGTCAAGTCAGTACGAGTCTGCATTGAAAAAAGCAAACCTCAAAGGTTATAACCGTTAA
- the rpmD gene encoding 50S ribosomal protein L30, translating to MAKTIKITQTRSSIGRLPKHKATLVGLGLRHIGHTVEREDTPAVRGMVNRISYMVKVEE from the coding sequence ATGGCTAAGACAATTAAAATTACACAAACCCGCAGCTCAATCGGCCGTCTGCCAAAACACAAGGCAACTCTGGTCGGTTTAGGTCTGCGTCATATTGGCCACACTGTAGAGCGCGAAGATACACCAGCGGTCCGTGGTATGGTTAATCGTATTTCCTATATGGTTAAAGTTGAGGAGTAA